Proteins co-encoded in one Timaviella obliquedivisa GSE-PSE-MK23-08B genomic window:
- a CDS encoding phycobilisome rod-core linker polypeptide has translation MSVKASGGSSVARPQLYQTVPVATISQAEQQDRFLGRGELSELSGYFDSGLKRIEIAAILGQNSELIVSRAANRIFVGGSPMAFLEKPADDAPVMVGMGGIALDAKENMKLGTTTYVSSGGGGNGLFDGFRSLFSTAPGGGTPVGFRPINVARYGPRNMQKSLRDLSWFLRYVTYAIVAGDPNIIAVNVRGLRDIIENACSGAATIVAIQGMRQAALGYFSNDQDAGAIVAQYFDVLLTEFRAATPSNTVRQRSTPDQQGLELPQIYALASERRSKYAMKPGLSAIEKNDAIKAAYRQVFERDITRAYSLGISDLESKVKNGDISMKEFVRRLGKSPLYRKNFFEPFINSRALELAFRHFLGRGPSSREEVQNYFSIVSKGGLAALIDALVDSKEYSDYFGEETVPYIRGLGQEAQECRNWGPQQDLFRYSAPFRKVPQFLTTFARYNRPLPDQHVYGSGNDPLEIQFGAIFSKETRNPSSSPAPFGKDTRRILINRGAGINNQLSNPGARGAAPGSLGPKVFKLDQLPTNTKTFTKGTNTKGISIKFSESSTQKVIRAVYLQVFGRDLYEGQRQKVAEIKLENGDITVREFVRMLAKSDVFRGMYWTPLYVVKAIEYIHRRLLGRPTYGRQEMNAYFDLASKKGFYAVVDAILDTVEYSEAFGEDTVPYERYVTPAGQALRTSRVGSIADKGAKLDKTVTPRFVELGSINETRSLPDIQFRTGQGVSKQREQTKVFKLTTLDPVAVKTLTRAAYRQIFERDVEPYVTRNEFSALESKLANGEINLKEFIEGLGTSGLYIKEFYTPFPNTKVIELGTKHFLGRAPSDQAEIRKYNVILASEGLGGFIRAMVNTPEYAQYFGEDTVPYRRFPTLPAATFPNTERLYNQLTKQNNEVVVPSFDPVTSRIDITKMPLMRQAMSDLSQSANVSQQLGRQTTHSTETSRKPARVYRVHSGMAASETEVAIAAIYIQVMDLFEAEVPAEFRLVELETQIRNGEISVRTFVKALAGSGQYVQRFCTPYPQAKVVEFLFRHLLGRVPATQAEATQYSEIVSNQGLNAAIALIVDSAEYTRYFGEDVVPYQRFR, from the coding sequence ATGAGTGTAAAGGCAAGTGGTGGAAGCTCTGTTGCGCGTCCGCAACTCTATCAAACTGTACCTGTTGCAACCATTTCTCAAGCCGAGCAGCAAGATCGCTTCTTGGGACGTGGTGAGCTGAGCGAACTCTCGGGCTATTTCGATTCAGGTTTGAAGCGGATTGAAATTGCCGCTATCCTCGGTCAAAATTCGGAACTCATTGTTTCCCGGGCTGCCAATCGAATTTTTGTGGGTGGCTCTCCCATGGCTTTCTTAGAAAAGCCTGCTGATGATGCCCCTGTCATGGTGGGTATGGGCGGAATAGCGCTGGATGCCAAAGAAAATATGAAGCTAGGAACAACCACCTATGTTTCTAGCGGCGGTGGCGGGAACGGGCTGTTCGACGGCTTCCGTTCGCTTTTTAGCACGGCTCCTGGGGGTGGGACTCCAGTAGGCTTCCGTCCGATTAACGTGGCGCGCTACGGTCCCCGCAATATGCAGAAATCTCTGCGGGACTTAAGTTGGTTTTTGCGCTATGTCACCTATGCGATCGTGGCGGGTGATCCAAACATCATTGCGGTTAACGTTCGCGGTCTACGAGACATTATTGAGAATGCTTGTTCTGGGGCTGCCACGATTGTTGCTATTCAAGGCATGAGACAAGCGGCTCTGGGCTATTTCAGCAATGACCAGGATGCAGGGGCGATCGTTGCTCAATATTTTGATGTGCTGTTGACCGAGTTTAGAGCAGCAACGCCTTCCAACACCGTTCGTCAGCGTTCAACGCCTGATCAGCAGGGCTTGGAACTGCCTCAAATCTATGCACTTGCTTCTGAGCGTCGTTCTAAGTACGCTATGAAGCCGGGTTTGTCAGCGATCGAAAAGAACGATGCGATTAAAGCGGCATATCGTCAAGTCTTTGAGCGGGACATTACCCGGGCATACTCCCTTGGCATTTCTGATTTAGAGTCGAAGGTCAAGAACGGCGATATTTCTATGAAGGAATTCGTTCGTCGGCTGGGTAAGTCACCTTTATATCGCAAGAACTTTTTCGAGCCTTTCATTAATAGTCGGGCATTGGAATTGGCGTTCCGGCACTTCTTAGGGCGGGGCCCTAGCTCTCGTGAAGAGGTGCAAAACTACTTCTCGATCGTCTCTAAAGGCGGTTTAGCGGCGTTGATCGATGCTCTAGTCGATTCTAAGGAATACTCAGATTACTTTGGTGAAGAAACAGTGCCCTATATCCGGGGCTTGGGTCAAGAGGCACAAGAATGCCGCAACTGGGGGCCCCAGCAAGACCTGTTTAGATACAGCGCTCCCTTCCGCAAAGTTCCTCAGTTCCTAACTACTTTTGCCCGGTACAATCGCCCTCTGCCCGATCAGCACGTTTACGGTTCGGGTAATGATCCGTTAGAAATTCAGTTTGGGGCAATTTTCTCCAAAGAAACTCGCAATCCTAGCAGCAGCCCGGCACCGTTTGGAAAGGATACACGGCGGATTTTGATTAACCGAGGAGCCGGAATTAATAACCAACTCAGCAATCCGGGTGCCAGAGGCGCAGCCCCAGGTTCTTTGGGGCCCAAGGTCTTTAAGCTCGATCAACTTCCTACCAACACTAAAACCTTTACCAAAGGAACTAATACCAAGGGAATTAGTATTAAGTTCTCTGAGAGCTCTACCCAAAAGGTAATCCGGGCGGTATATCTGCAAGTCTTTGGGCGCGATCTTTACGAAGGTCAGCGTCAGAAGGTGGCAGAAATTAAGCTGGAGAATGGGGATATTACAGTGCGGGAATTTGTCCGCATGTTGGCAAAGTCGGATGTGTTCCGGGGAATGTACTGGACACCTTTGTATGTGGTTAAGGCGATCGAGTATATCCATCGCCGCCTTCTCGGTCGCCCAACTTATGGTCGCCAAGAGATGAACGCTTACTTTGACCTGGCTTCTAAGAAAGGCTTCTATGCAGTTGTAGATGCCATTTTAGACACCGTAGAATACAGCGAAGCCTTTGGGGAAGATACCGTTCCTTACGAGCGCTATGTTACTCCGGCAGGTCAAGCGCTTCGCACGAGCCGAGTAGGGAGCATTGCCGATAAGGGTGCCAAGCTTGATAAAACGGTGACACCGCGCTTTGTGGAGTTAGGTTCGATTAACGAAACGCGATCGCTTCCCGATATTCAGTTCCGCACGGGGCAAGGAGTCAGCAAGCAGCGTGAACAAACCAAGGTCTTTAAGCTCACAACTCTTGATCCGGTAGCCGTTAAGACTCTAACACGGGCAGCATATCGCCAGATCTTTGAGCGAGACGTTGAGCCTTATGTCACCCGTAATGAGTTCTCGGCGTTGGAAAGCAAGCTAGCTAACGGTGAAATCAACCTGAAAGAGTTTATTGAAGGACTCGGTACCTCAGGGCTTTACATTAAGGAGTTCTACACCCCCTTCCCCAACACCAAGGTGATTGAGTTGGGTACTAAGCACTTCTTAGGTCGTGCCCCTTCTGATCAAGCTGAAATTCGCAAGTACAACGTGATTTTGGCTTCTGAGGGTTTGGGTGGATTCATTCGAGCCATGGTTAATACGCCAGAGTACGCTCAGTATTTTGGTGAAGATACCGTGCCCTATCGTCGTTTCCCGACATTGCCTGCGGCAACGTTCCCCAATACGGAGCGGTTGTATAACCAACTCACTAAGCAGAACAACGAGGTTGTTGTTCCTAGCTTCGACCCAGTTACATCTCGCATCGACATTACTAAAATGCCTTTGATGCGGCAGGCAATGTCTGACTTAAGCCAATCGGCAAACGTCAGTCAACAACTCGGTCGCCAAACGACTCACTCAACTGAGACGAGCCGCAAGCCTGCTCGCGTTTATCGGGTGCATTCGGGCATGGCTGCTTCTGAAACCGAAGTGGCGATCGCGGCAATCTACATTCAAGTGATGGATTTGTTTGAGGCTGAGGTGCCTGCTGAATTCCGCCTCGTTGAGTTGGAAACCCAGATCCGAAATGGTGAAATTTCGGTCAGAACGTTTGTCAAAGCTTTAGCCGGTTCAGGGCAATATGTTCAACGGTTCTGCACTCCTTATCCGCAGGCAAAGGTGGTTGAATTCCTCTTCCGTCATTTGTTAGGACGGGTGCCTGCAACTCAGGCAGAAGCCACTCAGTACAGTGAGATTGTTAGCAATCAAGGCTTGAACGCTGCGATCGCACTCATTGTCGATAGCGCTGAATACACCCGCTATTTTGGCGAAGATGTTGTTCCTTACCAACGCTTTCGCTAG